The window AAACCGAGCTGGCCCACCAGCGCTACTACGGCGGCGTCACCCCCTACCTGGAGGTGCTGGATTCGGACCGGCAGCTCTTTGAATCCGAACTGCGCCTTACCCAGGCCCGGGCCAATGAACTGCTGGCCGTCATCGCCCTCTACCGGGCCCTGGGGGGCGGCTGGCAGCTGGAGGACCGCCCCCGTTCCGGATCCCAGCCACCATCATCTCAGGACAAAAAGTAGATGGACAGCCTTACCGGCGACCCCTGATGGGAAGGGGAAGTTAATACCGGTCAGTGTCCTGCGGGGCTGCCCAGAAGCGGGCGTGAGTTCCACTACCCCGGGAGATTTCCTCTCAGGTAGGTAACTGCTCAGCCGGCCCAGGGCCACCTGCCCTTGGTTTTCCCGGTGAGGGGAGGCGCAGGTTACGGCCCCGGCCTCGCCTCGCCTGCAGCAATATCCTGGCGGAGGCGGGAAGGTCCGGCATGGGACCGGGTCTTGCGGGGACTGACCGGACTCCCCCGGCAGCCCCTCCGCGTCGGCGTTCCAAAGCGGAAAGAATGCTGCCCGGCAACTTCGGCACCCTGGATGTGGGCCACGCCCAGGTCTCCCCGCCGGTCAGGAGCAGTGGCTGGCGGGATGCCGTCCTTTGCCACTCGGGGCAAGGCGAGCCCGGGGAATACCTGGTGCCCCCGGGGGCAGGGTTGATCCGGAACCTGGGCCTCCTCGAGCGCCTGCACCTGCCGTCTCAGTGAAGCGCCCTTTTGCCCCCAAGGCTTTCCCGGGGTAGGTGCCCCGGGGCCCGGAGCCCCTCAGGCCCGCAGGGAGGCGATGAGGCGGGTGGGGTGCAGGAAAAGGTCCAGAGCCGCCAGGATGTCCGGCGTCACCAGGTCCGCGGCCGTCAGGGTGGCTACGGCGGCGCCCTCCTGTTGCACCACCGCCACCCCCAGGGCCGCCTCCTTCAGCATCAGGGCGTCATTGCGGCCGTTGCCCACCGCGGCGGTGTGCCTTGCCCCCAGGCCCCGGACAAAGTCGGCTTTGGCCTGGGCCTCCTCCCCCCGGGGGATGATGGTCACGGATACCGGCAAGCCCGCCATTTCCTTCCTGACCTTGCCGAAGGTGTCGGCGGTGAGCACGTGCACCTGGAGCTCCTGGGCGAGGCGTGCCAGGCGGGGG of the Desulfobaccales bacterium genome contains:
- a CDS encoding ATPase P, which encodes MIDISIPGFGDLSLTHLVLDFNGTLAADGGLLPGVAPRLARLAQELQVHVLTADTFGKVRKEMAGLPVSVTIIPRGEEAQAKADFVRGLGARHTAAVGNGRNDALMLKEAALGVAVVQQEGAAVATLTAADLVTPDILAALDLFLHPTRLIASLRA